The following are encoded in a window of Mycobacterium decipiens genomic DNA:
- a CDS encoding nitroreductase family deazaflavin-dependent oxidoreductase: MPLSGEYAPSPLDWSREQADKYMESGGTDGTVLQGKPVILLTTVGAKTGKLRKTPLMRVEHNGEYAIVASLGGAPKNPVWYYNVAKNPRVELQDGTVTGDYDAREVFGDEKAMWWKRAVQVWPDYAAYQTKTDRQIPVFVLSPVPAGR, from the coding sequence ATGCCGCTTTCAGGGGAATATGCGCCCAGCCCACTGGACTGGTCGCGCGAGCAAGCCGACAAGTATATGGAGTCCGGCGGAACCGACGGTACGGTTCTGCAGGGAAAGCCAGTTATCCTGCTGACCACCGTCGGGGCCAAGACCGGCAAACTCCGCAAGACGCCGTTGATGCGAGTCGAGCACAACGGCGAGTACGCAATCGTCGCATCGCTGGGTGGGGCGCCGAAGAACCCGGTCTGGTACTACAACGTCGCGAAGAACCCGCGGGTCGAGCTGCAGGACGGCACCGTCACCGGCGACTACGACGCCCGCGAGGTGTTTGGCGACGAGAAGGCCATGTGGTGGAAGCGCGCCGTGCAGGTCTGGCCGGACTATGCCGCCTACCAGACCAAGACGGACCGCCAGATTCCGGTGTTCGTGCTGAGCCCGGTGCCCGCGGGCAGGTAG
- the ilvA gene encoding threonine ammonia-lyase produces the protein MSAELSQTPSSSSLPLLSAADIDRAANRIAPVVTPTPLQPSDRLSAITGATVYLKREDLQTVRSYKLRGAYNLLVQLSDEELAAGVVCSSAGNHAQGFAYACRSLGVHGRVYVPAKTPKQKLDRIRYHGGEFIELIVGGSTYDLAAAAALQDVERTGATLVPPFDDLRTIAGQGTIAVEVLGQLDDEPDLVVVPVGGGGCIAGITTYLVERTANTAVLGVEPAGAAAMMAALAAGEPVMLDHVDQFVDGAAVNRAGTLTYAALAAAGDMVSITAVDEGAVCTAMLDLYQNEGIIAEPAGALSVAGLLEADVEPGSTVVCLISGGNNDVSRYGEVLERSLVHLGLKHYFLVDFPQEPGALRRFLDDVLGPNDDITMFEYVKRNNRETGEALVGIELGSAADFDGLLARMRATEIHIEALEPGSPAYRYLL, from the coding sequence GTGTCCGCCGAACTGAGCCAGACCCCCAGCAGCTCATCGCTGCCGTTACTTTCCGCGGCAGACATCGACCGTGCCGCCAACCGGATCGCCCCGGTGGTCACGCCCACCCCGTTGCAACCCAGCGATCGGTTGTCGGCGATCACTGGCGCCACGGTCTACCTCAAACGCGAAGACCTGCAGACGGTGCGCTCCTACAAGTTGCGCGGGGCCTACAACCTCTTGGTGCAGTTGTCCGACGAGGAACTGGCCGCCGGCGTGGTGTGTTCCTCGGCGGGCAACCACGCGCAGGGCTTCGCCTACGCGTGTCGCTCACTGGGGGTGCACGGTCGGGTCTACGTGCCCGCGAAAACACCCAAGCAGAAGCTTGACCGGATCCGCTACCACGGTGGAGAGTTCATTGAGTTGATCGTGGGCGGATCGACCTACGATCTCGCCGCTGCGGCGGCGCTTCAGGACGTCGAACGCACCGGCGCCACGCTGGTGCCGCCGTTTGACGATCTGCGTACCATCGCCGGCCAGGGCACGATTGCCGTCGAGGTGCTTGGCCAGCTCGACGACGAGCCGGACCTGGTGGTGGTCCCGGTGGGCGGCGGCGGCTGCATTGCCGGCATCACCACCTACCTGGTCGAGCGGACGGCGAACACGGCGGTGCTGGGTGTCGAGCCGGCTGGTGCCGCCGCCATGATGGCCGCGCTGGCGGCCGGCGAGCCGGTCATGTTGGACCACGTCGACCAGTTCGTTGATGGCGCCGCGGTGAATCGGGCGGGCACGCTGACCTATGCCGCACTGGCCGCAGCCGGAGACATGGTGTCGATCACCGCCGTCGACGAGGGTGCGGTGTGCACCGCGATGCTCGATCTGTATCAGAACGAGGGCATCATCGCCGAACCCGCGGGTGCGCTGTCGGTCGCCGGCCTGTTGGAAGCCGACGTCGAGCCCGGGTCGACCGTGGTGTGCCTGATTTCGGGCGGCAACAACGACGTGTCCCGTTACGGGGAGGTATTGGAACGCTCGCTGGTCCACCTGGGCCTCAAGCACTACTTCCTGGTCGACTTCCCCCAGGAGCCCGGTGCGCTGCGCCGATTCCTCGATGATGTGCTCGGACCCAACGACGACATCACCATGTTCGAGTACGTCAAACGCAATAACCGGGAGACCGGCGAGGCGCTGGTGGGTATCGAGCTGGGATCGGCAGCGGATTTCGATGGCCTGCTGGCCCGGATGCGGGCGACCGAGATTCACATCGAAGCCCTTGAGCCCGGTTCACCGGCATACCGCTACCTGTTGTAG